From Salvelinus namaycush isolate Seneca chromosome 2, SaNama_1.0, whole genome shotgun sequence, one genomic window encodes:
- the LOC120060403 gene encoding opioid growth factor receptor-like: protein MPNLQFYLGQRASSPDGFYIEDFHNNWYGDYSKLERVHSYIQWLFPLQERGMNYQAKELTKKEIEAFLEDETAKKRLVKSYKLMLDFYGIQLSNDTTGEVRRANNWRDRFDNMDRHTHNNLRITRILKCLGTLGFPHYQAPLVRFFLEETLVKGNLYNVNETVLNYFISAVIVQQQRKELVEYAYKLYEVKHQFVVPKKIKSTFREGTFPRNKNPIDLKPDLKQNGIYSDDSDDNTTSHQSVSLC, encoded by the exons GTTTCTACATTGAGGACTTTCACAATAACTGGTATGGGGATTATTCAAAACTGGAAAGAGTTCACTCATACATCCAATG GTTGTTCCCTCTTCAAGAACGAGGAATGAATTATCAAGCCAAAGAACTCACCAAGAAGGAAATTGAG GCTTTTCTTGAAGATGAAACTGCAAAGAAGAGGCTGGTCAAGTCGTACAAGCTCATGCTGGACTTCTACGGCATCCAGCTGTCAAATGACACAACAGGGGAAGTGCGACGTGCAAATAACTGGCGCGACAGATTTGACAACATGGACAG ACATACACACAACAACCTGCGCATCACCCGCATCCTGAAGTGCCTGGGCACTCTGGGGTTCCCCCACTACCAGGCCCCACTCGTCCGCTTCTTCCTGGAGGAAACTCTTGTCAAAGGCAACCTGTACAATGTGAATGAGACTGTGCTCAACTACTTCATTTCCGCTGTCATTGTTCAGCAACAACGCAAGGAATTAGTTGAGTATGCCTATAAGCTCTATGAGGTCAAACATCAGTTTGTCGTGCCTAAGAAGATCAAGAGTACATTTAGGGAAGGGACATTCCCACGTAATAAGAACCCAATTGATCTGAAACCAGATCTGAAACAGAATGGCATATACTCAGATGACAGTGATGACAACACTACCAGTCATCAGTCTGTCTCACTATGTTAA